One Aethina tumida isolate Nest 87 chromosome 5, icAetTumi1.1, whole genome shotgun sequence genomic window carries:
- the LOC109602162 gene encoding facilitated trehalose transporter Tret1-like isoform X1 encodes MCTDNKSEHSTDDDSEISEKDTSYQPLKPTRTKEKKWMRKGLLAQTLVTSAVMLSSASCGMPVGYSAILLPQLKITNDTMQIDEEIGSWIASIHSAATPFGSLLSGVLMDRCGRKLALQIASMPLILGWILIGFASNHGVLLLGRLVAGISAGLTAAAGQVLIGEISEPHLRGIFSSVPFASYSFGILLVYAMGSYWQWRIVAGLCTVLPLVSILSFVFLPESPVWLTRHNKTESAKKALLWLRGGNNNQAVKEAEHLIERMKQEKLHESKTAMQSFFNAEVFKPYLIINIFNILQVLSGTYLIVFYAVDILSHIKGNSLNHFLAAVLTAGTRFIFSIISSIFLAVMGRRTLALSSGIGTSLAALCLAVLLFQDCSTNGYVSAVVILVYVATNTVGFMILPGVMLAELFPAKVRGLAGGLTFMTFNLVLFVVAKVFPLFKATVGVSGVFCLFGTSSLLASFFLYLMLPETKGKSLSQIEDYFQQKNYLWITRNKKMEKKTENETEKLAV; translated from the exons ATGTGCACGGATAACAAATCTGAACACAG CACTGACGATGACAGTGAAATATCAGAGAAGGACACCAGTTACCAACCGCTGAAGCCGACCAGGACCAAAGAGAAAAAATGGATGAGGAAAGGATTGTTGGCACAG ACTTTAGTGACGAGCGCAGTTATGTTAAGCTCAGCCAGCTGCGGCATGCCAGTAGGCTACTCAGCTATTTTACTTCCACAACTGAAAATCACTAATGACACAATGCAAATCGACGAAGAAATCGGCTCCTGGATcg CCAGCATCCATTCGGCGGCCACACCATTCGGCTCGTTGCTGAGTGGCGTCCTAATGGACCGTTGCGGTCGGAAATTAGCTTTACAAATCGCCTCCATGCCTCTAATCCTCGGATGGATATTGATAGGTTTCGCCAGCAACCACGGAGTTCTGCTACTTGGACGCTTGGTCGCTGGAATATCCGCAGGATTGACCGCCGCCGCAGGACAA GTTCTGATTGGGGAAATTTCGGAGCCACATCTTAGAGGAATATTTTCCAGCGTCCCTTTCGCTAGTTACTCCTTCGGCATTCTCTTAGTCTATGCTATGGGATCATATTGGCAATGGCGGATTGTTGCAG GTCTCTGCACTGTGCTTCCGCTGGTATCAATTCTTTCGTTTGTTTTCCTGCCGGAAAGTCCCGTTTGGCTAACCAGGCATAACAAAACAGAGAGTGCGAAAAAAGCTCTCCTTTGGTTAAGAGGAGGAAACAACAATCAG GCCGTAAAAGAAGCAGAGCATCTCATAGAAAGAATGAAACAGGAAAAATTGCATGAATCTAAGACGGCAATGCAATCGTTCTTTAACGCAGAAGTTTTCAAaccttatttaataataaacatattcaaCATCCTGCAAGTACTCTCCGGAACATATCTAATCGTCTTCTACGCCGTGGACATTCTCAGCCACATAAAAGGCAACAGCCTAAACCATTTCCTTGCAGCAGTTCTAACAGCAGGAACCAGATTCATCTTTTCAATAATCTCCAGTATTTTTCTGGCAGTAATGGGCAGAAGAACTTTGGCACTATCATCAGGAATTGGAACATCCCTCGCCGCCTTATGCCTGGCAGTTTTACTGTTCCAGGACTGCTCCACAAATGGCTACGTTAGCGCAGTCGTAATTCTAGTCTATGTGGCAACAAACACTGTTGGTTTCATGATTTTGCCCGGAGTCATGTTAGCAGAACTGTTTCCCGCAAAGGTGCGTGGATTGGCTGGTGGCCTCACCTTTATGACGTTCAATCTTGTTCTGTTCGTTGTTGCGAAGGTGTTCCCTCTTTTCAAGGCAACAGTAGGAGTGTCTGGGGTGTTTTGTCTGTTTGGCACGTCTTCCCTGCTCGCATCGTTCTTCTTGTATTTGATGCTGCCGGAGACGAAAGGCAAAAGTTTGAGTCAAATTGAAGACtactttcaacaaaaaaattacttgtggATAACAAGGAATAAGAAAATGGAGAAAAAGACGGAGAATGAGACTGAGAAATTAGCTGTTTAG
- the LOC126265572 gene encoding uncharacterized protein LOC126265572, with protein sequence MKPTQPLRMKNRATQIPESLSHIRTARTTKSSRMKNRNIQVPHSPSHIFFKTGVMPFLIINIFNITGTYLLVFYAVDILSYIKTPSVNHLPEAILIVASKFVMSIISTIFLVITGRKRLSIVSGIGTTISTFCLCIFLLNDSMSNVYLMVIFTMIYITTDSVIYMILPGIMLNEIFPSKICGLILGLMFMCLNTSLFFTAKVFPLFNPTSQISEVFCLFIAASLLASLLLYFLLPNDNSSILCVIMKVQKHNKPAMQRNKLMLNIYTVV encoded by the coding sequence ATGAAGCCGACGCAGCCTTTAAGAATGAAGAATAGGGCTACCCAGATTCCCGAATCACTTTCACACATAAGAACGGCGAGAACGACGAAGTCTTCAAGAATGAAGAATAGAAATATACAGGTTCCCCATTCACCTTCACACATATTCTTCAAAACAGGTGTAATGCCGTTTTTGATTATCAATATCTTCAACATCACAGgaacatatttattagtattctACGCTGTTGATATTCTTTCCTACATCAAAACACCCAGCGTAAACCATTTGCCTGAAGCCATTCTCATTGTTGCTTCCAAGTTCGTCATGTCCATAATTTCGACAATATTTTTAGTGATAACGGGAAGAAAAAGACTGTCGATTGTTTCTGGTATTGGCACAACAATTTCTACATTCTGTCTGTGCATTTTTCTCCTTAACGATTCTATGTCGAACGTTTATTTAATGGTAATTTTCACTATGATTTATATCACCACAGACTCAGTGATTTACATGATCCTTCCCGGCATAATGTTAAACGAAATATTTCCTTCAAAGATTTGCGGCTTGATTCTTGGACTAATGTTCATGTGCCTCAACACCTCATTGTTCTTTACTGCCAAGGTATTTCCGCTTTTCAATCCGACCTCCCAAATTTCCGAAGTATTCTGTCTGTTTATTGCAGCATCTCTATTGGCGTCGTTGCTTTTATACTTCTTACTTCCAAACGACAACAGCTCTATTTTGTGTGTGATTATGAAAGTTCAGAAACACAACAAACCAGCTATGCAAAGgaacaaattaatgttaaatatttatacagttgtttaa
- the LOC126265498 gene encoding uncharacterized protein LOC126265498, whose product MVKFHLSFVCSFKLPNTAETPVQTPEHVIQVNKPFGMMHVEYELVPKLIYFKFDVLCWKRVAKIFCTTGTEITKTIVNESKVWVVFTTTHELEVLTIDQLRELQAHVINFKIVETKNSLGPYAKNDLKLKSQKFYLKSEDVNNEWFAPAFLSDPNEEMFEPEYGTQHTDMGNWCKIHKDIIIKSNTGEKIKTKPFVPAITKGKPNIPKKSDLLVCGELLFTDPNYSICKYQGKKNTIIDFFVIFLVENLMTVEQKLTLNPLVIKLKKLSNFPAEELIRQGFVSLTASYEIPNLVQCVTAPKPITEKIYFQESHIFFTGRIPNQILREYLFNRLLAVHIKGVRVIPKKPGVIFGDLKEDPTIYKIKKGLPKLPEEEAVELAIANFDVSSILKNVWIYKEKVQCHAPSATLYYPPKVKFEYTIRKNIQEINLIKRELPSYIKESSLLSMGTVIKLEAFAMFLSDSTTIYKFDATFKRLFLIIGSRSTAHKFFNVVFRHNHGVFKKRGQDVITGFMIVNFTDCCMFLEGLACGYVLEIWYMIQKSPETDLKCFIDTSLVFHCRLYPNLVSDTGVYVLALGQTLPHILRKHEIYLKGNVPAPCLEALKKLDMLLMSTTFKTMVQQNLFPTSLELMSLNYEFGVPLKWEVSKIAVGLRK is encoded by the coding sequence atgGTAAAGTTTCACCTAAGTTTTGTATGTTCCTTTAAACTACCCAATACAGCCGAGACTCCAGTTCAAACCCCAGAACATGTCATCCAAGTGAACAAGCCATTTGGAATGATGCATGTTGAGTACGAACTGGTACCGAAACTTATCTACTTCAAATTCGATGTTTTATGTTGGAAACGAGTTGCCAAAATATTCTGTACCACCGGCACAGAAATAACCAAAACTATAGTgaatgaatctaaagtttgGGTGGTTTTCACCACAACTCACGAGTTAGAGGTGTTGACCATAGACCAACTGCGGGAGCTGCAGGCgcatgttattaattttaaaatagtcgaGACCAAAAATTCTCTTGGACCATACGCCAAAAACGACCTAAAACTGAAGtcacaaaagttttatttgaaatcggaAGACGTGAACAACGAGTGGTTTGCACCAGCCTTCCTGAGTGACCCCAATGAGGAAATGTTTGAACCGGAATACGGTACACAGCACACGGACATGGGAAACTGGTGTAAAATCCACAAAGATATCATCATTAAATCGAATACTGGCGAAAAAATCAAAACTAAACCCTTCGTTCCTGCAATTACCAAAGGCAAACCAAACATTCCTAAGAAGTCAGATTTGTTGGTGTGCGGGGAACTGCTCTTCACAGACCCAAACTATTCCATATGCAAGTACCAAGGCAAGAAAAACACAATCATTGATTTTTTCGTGATATTTTTAGTTGAAAACCTGATGACGGTGGAGCAAAAACTTACCCTGAATCCGCTAGTTATaaagttgaaaaaattaagtaatttcccTGCGGAGGAATTAATACGACAGGGTTTCGTTTCGTTGACCGCCTCCTACGAAATACCAAATCTAGTTCAGTGTGTCACCGCCCCAAAACCCATAACCGAAAAGATTTACTTCCAGGAAagtcacatattttttactggACGCATTCCCAATCAGATTTTGCGTGAATATTTGTTCAACAGACTATTGGCAGTGCACATTAAAGGTGTTCGTGTAATTCCCAAAAAACCCGGGGTAATATTTGGTGATTTAAAGGAGGACCCAACAATATACAAAATCAAAAAAGGCCTTCCAAAATTGCCTGAGGAGGAAGCAGTAGAACTTGCAATCGCAAATTTCGACGTcagttcaattttaaagaacGTTTGGATCTACAAGGAAAAGGTTCAATGTCATGCGCCCTCAGCGACTTTATATTATCCACCAAAGGTAAAGTTTGAATATACAATAAGGAAGAACATTCAggaaattaacttaataaaacgTGAACTACCATCGTACATAAAAGAGTCAAGTCTTCTATCTATGGGTACCGTTATAAAACTGGAAGCGTTCGCAATGTTCCTGAGTGATTCCACAACGATTTACAAATTCGACGCGacatttaaaagattattcCTGATCATCGGATCACGTTCCACCGCCCATAAATTCTTCAACGTAGTCTTCAGACATAATCACGGGGTGTTCAAGAAAAGAGGGCAAGATGTGATAACTGGTTTCATGATCGTCAACTTCACCGACTGCTGCATGTTTCTGGAGGGCCTCGCGTGCGGCTACGTGCTAGAGATCTGGTACATGATCCAGAAGTCTCCCGAGACCGACCTAAAGTGTTTCATAGATACTTCTCTCGTCTTCCACTGCAGGCTCTACCCTAACCTGGTCTCAGACACCGGCGTCTATGTTTTGGCCCTGGGCCAAACCCTTCCCCACATTCTGCGGAAGCACGAAATTTACTTAAAGGGGAACGTTCCCGCACCTTGTTTGGAGGCGCTGAAGAAACTTGATATGCTGCTGATGTCAAccacatttaaaacaatggTGCAGCAGAATTTGTTTCCGACTTCTTTGGAACTTATGAGTTTGAATTATGAATTTGGGGTACCACTCAAGTGGGAAGTTTCTAAAATTGCTGTGGGGTTAAGGAAATAA
- the LOC109602161 gene encoding enolase, with translation MPIKSVFARNIFDSRGNPTVEVDLITDLGLFRAAVPSGASTGVHEALELRDEDKSKYHGKSVFKAIENINKIIAPELIKSGLEVTQQSEIDCFMNKLDGTENKSKLGANAILGVSLAVCKAGAAKRGIPLYKHIADLAGNKDIILPVPAFNVINGGSHAGNKLAMQEFMILPTGANSFTEAMRMGSETYHHLKKVIKDKFGLDATAVGDEGGFAPNILDNKEGLNLIVEAIEKAGYTGKIEIGMDIAASEFFKDGKYDLDFKNPKSDPSQWLDSGKLEEVYQDFIKSYPVVSIEDPFDQDDWSAWSSLTANTPIQIVGDDLTVTNPKRIQTAVDCKACNCLLLKVNQIGSVTESIAAHNLAKSNGWGTMVSHRSGETEDTFIADLVVGLSTGQIKTGAPCRSERLAKYNQILRIEEELGANAKYAGKSFRKPN, from the exons ATGCCAATCAAGAGTGTATTTGCCCGCAACATCTTCGACTCCCGTGGTAACCCCACCGTAGAAGTCGACCTCATCACTGACTTGGGTCTCTTCCGTGCTGCTGTCCCATCTGGAGCCAGTACTG gcGTCCACGAAGCTTTGGAACTCCGCGATGAAGACAAGTCCAAATACCATGGCAAGAGCGTTTTCAAAGCCATCGAAAACATTAACAAGATCATCGCCCCTGAGCTAATCAAGTCTGGACTTGAAGTCACCCAACAGTCCGAAATTGATTGCTTCATGAACAAGCTCGATGGTACTGAGAACAAATCCAAATTGGGCGCTAACGCTATCCTCGGCGTTTCCCTGGCTGTCTGCAAGGCCGGAGCCGCCAAACGTGGCATCCCCCTTTACAAGCACATCGCTGACCTTGCTGGCAACAAGGACATCATCTTGCCAGTGCCTGCCTTCAATGTCATCAATGGTGGATCACATGCTGGCAACAAACTTGCCATGCAA gAATTCATGATTTTGCCAACTGGCGCCAACTCCTTCACTGAGGCTATGAGAATGGGCAGTGAAACCTACCACCACTTGAAGAAGGTCATTAAGGACAAATTCGGCTTGGACGCCACCGCCGTCGGTGATGAAGGTGGTTTCGCCCCCAACATTTTGGACAACAAGGAAGGTCTTAACCTGATCGTCGAAGCCATCGAGAAGGCCGGATACACTGGCAAGATCGAAATCGGCATGGACATCGCCGCTTCTGAATTCTTCAAGGACG GCAAATACGACTTGGACTTCAAGAACCCCAAGTCCGACCCCAGCCAATGGTTGGACAGTGGCAAACTTGAGGAAGTCTACCAAGACTTCATCAAGTCCTACCCTGTGGTCTCCATTGAAGATCCCTTCGACCAAGATGACTGGAGCGCCTGGTCCTCTTTGACTGCCAACACCCCTATCCAAATTGTCGGCGACGATCTTACCGTCACCAACCCCAAGCGTATCCAAACTGCCGTTGACTGCAAAGCTTGCAACTGCCTGTTGTTGAAGGTCAACCAAATCGGTAGCGTGACCGAATCCATCGCCGCGCACAACTTGGCCAAGTCCAACGGCTGGGGCACTATGGTATCGCACAGATCCGGAGAAACTGAAGACACCTTCATCGCTGACTTGGTTGTTGGTTTGTCTACCGGTCAAATTAAGACCGGTGCTCCTTGCAGATCTGAACGTTTGGCTAAATACAATCAGATCCTGCGTATCGAGGAGGAACTCGGCGCTAATGCTAAATATGCCGGCAAATCATTCCGTAAACCAAACtaa
- the LOC109602165 gene encoding uncharacterized protein LOC109602165 encodes MRCVASLLVLCVLLLCVQINSGFRVVKRTAGKMLESCHQDQACGWASYHKTSRQILFYMKNTCECPPNLRCYKDFDDVSISSWTYKCKVPEISKSRQKENH; translated from the exons atgcgTTGCGTCGCGTCGCTTCTCGTTCTCTGTGTGCTCTTGTTATGTGTGCAGATCAACTCCGGTTTCAGAGTTGTGAag AGAACTGCAGGTAAAATGCTGGAGAGTTGCCACCAAGACCAGGCGTGTGGATGGGCGTCGTACCATAAAACCTCCagacaaatattgttttacatgAAAAATAC ctGCGAATGTCCACCAAACTTGAGGTGTTACAAAGACTTCGATGATGTGTCAATTTCATCGTGGACATACAAATGTAAAGTTCCTGAAATAAGTAAATCAAGGCAGAAAGAAAATCATTAA
- the LOC109602162 gene encoding facilitated trehalose transporter Tret1-like isoform X2, protein MRKGLLAQTLVTSAVMLSSASCGMPVGYSAILLPQLKITNDTMQIDEEIGSWIASIHSAATPFGSLLSGVLMDRCGRKLALQIASMPLILGWILIGFASNHGVLLLGRLVAGISAGLTAAAGQVLIGEISEPHLRGIFSSVPFASYSFGILLVYAMGSYWQWRIVAGLCTVLPLVSILSFVFLPESPVWLTRHNKTESAKKALLWLRGGNNNQAVKEAEHLIERMKQEKLHESKTAMQSFFNAEVFKPYLIINIFNILQVLSGTYLIVFYAVDILSHIKGNSLNHFLAAVLTAGTRFIFSIISSIFLAVMGRRTLALSSGIGTSLAALCLAVLLFQDCSTNGYVSAVVILVYVATNTVGFMILPGVMLAELFPAKVRGLAGGLTFMTFNLVLFVVAKVFPLFKATVGVSGVFCLFGTSSLLASFFLYLMLPETKGKSLSQIEDYFQQKNYLWITRNKKMEKKTENETEKLAV, encoded by the exons ATGAGGAAAGGATTGTTGGCACAG ACTTTAGTGACGAGCGCAGTTATGTTAAGCTCAGCCAGCTGCGGCATGCCAGTAGGCTACTCAGCTATTTTACTTCCACAACTGAAAATCACTAATGACACAATGCAAATCGACGAAGAAATCGGCTCCTGGATcg CCAGCATCCATTCGGCGGCCACACCATTCGGCTCGTTGCTGAGTGGCGTCCTAATGGACCGTTGCGGTCGGAAATTAGCTTTACAAATCGCCTCCATGCCTCTAATCCTCGGATGGATATTGATAGGTTTCGCCAGCAACCACGGAGTTCTGCTACTTGGACGCTTGGTCGCTGGAATATCCGCAGGATTGACCGCCGCCGCAGGACAA GTTCTGATTGGGGAAATTTCGGAGCCACATCTTAGAGGAATATTTTCCAGCGTCCCTTTCGCTAGTTACTCCTTCGGCATTCTCTTAGTCTATGCTATGGGATCATATTGGCAATGGCGGATTGTTGCAG GTCTCTGCACTGTGCTTCCGCTGGTATCAATTCTTTCGTTTGTTTTCCTGCCGGAAAGTCCCGTTTGGCTAACCAGGCATAACAAAACAGAGAGTGCGAAAAAAGCTCTCCTTTGGTTAAGAGGAGGAAACAACAATCAG GCCGTAAAAGAAGCAGAGCATCTCATAGAAAGAATGAAACAGGAAAAATTGCATGAATCTAAGACGGCAATGCAATCGTTCTTTAACGCAGAAGTTTTCAAaccttatttaataataaacatattcaaCATCCTGCAAGTACTCTCCGGAACATATCTAATCGTCTTCTACGCCGTGGACATTCTCAGCCACATAAAAGGCAACAGCCTAAACCATTTCCTTGCAGCAGTTCTAACAGCAGGAACCAGATTCATCTTTTCAATAATCTCCAGTATTTTTCTGGCAGTAATGGGCAGAAGAACTTTGGCACTATCATCAGGAATTGGAACATCCCTCGCCGCCTTATGCCTGGCAGTTTTACTGTTCCAGGACTGCTCCACAAATGGCTACGTTAGCGCAGTCGTAATTCTAGTCTATGTGGCAACAAACACTGTTGGTTTCATGATTTTGCCCGGAGTCATGTTAGCAGAACTGTTTCCCGCAAAGGTGCGTGGATTGGCTGGTGGCCTCACCTTTATGACGTTCAATCTTGTTCTGTTCGTTGTTGCGAAGGTGTTCCCTCTTTTCAAGGCAACAGTAGGAGTGTCTGGGGTGTTTTGTCTGTTTGGCACGTCTTCCCTGCTCGCATCGTTCTTCTTGTATTTGATGCTGCCGGAGACGAAAGGCAAAAGTTTGAGTCAAATTGAAGACtactttcaacaaaaaaattacttgtggATAACAAGGAATAAGAAAATGGAGAAAAAGACGGAGAATGAGACTGAGAAATTAGCTGTTTAG